The Methanothrix sp. genome has a segment encoding these proteins:
- a CDS encoding 50S ribosomal protein L18e, with protein sequence MKFEKTNPRIVRLIGDLKAATRETGAPLWRDIAKRLEKPSRNYAAVNLSKINRHTQSNDTVLVAGKVLASGNLEHNVTVAALNFSSQAMSKIRQAGGRCIRIESLMQEHPKGSGIKILR encoded by the coding sequence ATGAAGTTTGAGAAGACAAACCCAAGGATAGTCCGCCTTATCGGCGATCTCAAAGCAGCCACTCGCGAGACGGGCGCTCCCCTTTGGCGTGACATCGCCAAAAGGCTCGAGAAGCCCAGCCGCAACTATGCTGCTGTTAACCTGAGCAAGATCAACAGGCATACCCAGTCGAATGATACTGTTCTTGTGGCCGGAAAGGTCCTGGCCTCAGGCAACCTGGAGCATAATGTGACCGTGGCCGCCCTGAACTTCAGCAGCCAAGCCATGTCCAAGATCCGGCAGGCGGGCGGCAGGTGCATCCGAATAGAGAGTCTGATGCAAGAGCACCCCAAAGGATCGGGAATAAAGATTTTGAGGTGA
- a CDS encoding DNA-directed RNA polymerase subunit N: MIPVRCFSCGKVISHVWEEYRERIKTEPPGKVMDDLGIDKYCCRRMLLSHVEIVDTLRRYQ; encoded by the coding sequence TTGATACCAGTCAGGTGCTTTTCCTGCGGCAAAGTGATATCCCATGTATGGGAGGAATACCGGGAGCGCATCAAGACTGAGCCTCCCGGCAAAGTCATGGATGACCTGGGAATAGACAAATACTGCTGCAGGCGTATGCTTCTCTCCCATGTGGAGATAGTGGACACCCTGAGGCGGTACCAGTAG
- a CDS encoding DNA-directed RNA polymerase subunit K, with product MKGEKYTRYERARIVGARALQVFMGAPVLIDTNHTDPLEIALEEMRLGVIPITVKRNRY from the coding sequence TTGAAGGGCGAGAAATATACCAGATATGAACGTGCGCGCATTGTAGGAGCAAGAGCTTTGCAGGTTTTCATGGGCGCTCCAGTACTGATCGATACCAATCATACCGACCCTCTAGAAATAGCGCTTGAAGAGATGAGACTGGGCGTAATTCCCATCACCGTAAAACGCAATCGCTATTAA
- a CDS encoding 50S ribosomal protein L13, translating to MVVVDATGLVLGRLASVTAKSLLAGEEINIVNAEKALITGDKEHIFRDYGQTRARGSRERGPYFPRRPDMVLKRTVRGMLPYKMRRGRDAFSRLKVYVGIPREFKEMEFFQPDAAKMRTESNNRYIELGALSKRLGANF from the coding sequence ATGGTAGTAGTAGATGCAACTGGATTGGTCCTGGGGCGCTTAGCAAGTGTCACTGCCAAGAGCCTCCTGGCAGGAGAGGAGATCAATATCGTCAATGCCGAGAAAGCTCTCATCACCGGGGACAAGGAGCACATCTTCCGCGACTACGGCCAGACCAGAGCGCGGGGCAGCAGAGAGAGAGGCCCCTACTTCCCTCGCCGGCCGGATATGGTCCTCAAGAGGACAGTGCGGGGCATGCTCCCCTATAAGATGAGGCGGGGAAGAGATGCATTCTCCAGGCTGAAGGTCTATGTGGGCATCCCCCGGGAGTTCAAGGAGATGGAGTTTTTCCAGCCTGATGCTGCTAAGATGAGAACGGAGAGCAACAACAGATATATCGAGCTTGGCGCCTTGAGCAAGAGGCTCGGAGCAAACTTCTGA
- a CDS encoding 30S ribosomal protein S9, with protein MKIINTSGKKKTATARATLKEGKGIVRINKVPLDIFEPGLARLKIKEPIEIAGELVKGMNIDVVVSGGGIMGQTDAVRTAIAKGIVEWTGDTALKEAYSDYDRNLLVSDHRHKERKKFGGLGARSRYQKSYR; from the coding sequence ATGAAGATCATCAATACCTCAGGCAAGAAGAAGACGGCAACTGCAAGGGCCACTCTGAAGGAGGGAAAGGGCATTGTACGCATCAATAAGGTGCCTTTGGATATCTTCGAGCCCGGGCTTGCCAGACTCAAGATCAAAGAGCCGATCGAGATCGCCGGAGAGCTGGTTAAAGGAATGAACATCGATGTCGTCGTCAGCGGCGGCGGGATCATGGGGCAGACGGATGCCGTTCGCACTGCAATCGCCAAGGGCATTGTGGAATGGACAGGCGACACAGCACTGAAAGAGGCCTACTCCGATTACGACAGAAACCTCCTTGTCAGCGATCACCGCCATAAAGAGAGGAAGAAGTTCGGCGGCCTTGGTGCCAGGTCCAGGTACCAGAAGTCCTACAGGTGA
- a CDS encoding tripartite tricarboxylate transporter permease, whose translation MLEFIDTTLAFCVILGFVLGIISGLTPGLHLNNFASMLLALSPQLILLGFTPFQMASIILAASISQTFFDAIPAIFLGAPDSETALSVLPGQRLMLEGRGIEAVRLSALGSAGSIAFSLFLVYPLSWIVSSYYEYFTKYVGIILLGIALMMIKSERGPWIEGQGSLVHWKYRLIAAMLFLTSGLLGLFAFEHDGLLSSPLNLEPQVLLPLLSGIFGASSLILSLSTKVQIPKQTESRIKMPAPSLIKAVLSGGLGGSLVAWIPGISPSVASIATRLGSPGTAEEFLVSIAGVNSANALFSLVALYVIDRPRSGAAAAIQELMTLDERTMAMMMVIVMMVVLASYLATVGTADIAARTISRLNYTQLCVFVLVFLLVMTYAFTGIFGLFILLLSTIVGLVAPVAGIHRTHAMGVLMLPLIVMYI comes from the coding sequence ATGCTCGAATTCATCGACACCACCCTGGCATTCTGCGTGATTTTGGGGTTCGTCCTGGGGATCATCAGCGGCCTGACCCCCGGCCTGCATCTGAACAACTTCGCCTCCATGCTTTTAGCCCTATCCCCCCAACTGATCCTCCTCGGCTTTACCCCCTTTCAGATGGCATCCATAATCCTTGCCGCCAGCATCTCTCAGACGTTCTTCGATGCCATCCCGGCGATATTTCTGGGCGCTCCCGACTCCGAGACCGCCCTCTCCGTCCTCCCCGGCCAGAGGCTGATGCTGGAGGGGAGGGGGATTGAGGCGGTGCGCCTATCCGCTCTGGGCAGCGCGGGATCGATCGCCTTCTCCCTCTTCCTGGTCTATCCCCTCTCCTGGATTGTATCCAGCTACTACGAATACTTCACAAAATATGTGGGCATCATCCTGCTGGGAATCGCCCTGATGATGATCAAGTCCGAGAGGGGGCCGTGGATCGAGGGGCAGGGAAGTCTGGTTCACTGGAAGTACAGACTGATCGCTGCAATGCTCTTCCTGACCAGCGGCCTTCTGGGGTTGTTCGCCTTCGAGCATGATGGCCTGCTCTCCTCCCCCCTGAATCTGGAGCCCCAGGTGCTCCTGCCCCTCCTCTCCGGGATCTTCGGCGCCTCCTCCCTGATCCTCAGCCTCTCGACAAAGGTTCAGATTCCAAAACAGACAGAGAGCAGGATCAAGATGCCCGCCCCCTCATTGATCAAGGCGGTCTTATCCGGCGGCCTGGGAGGCTCGCTGGTGGCCTGGATTCCGGGGATCTCACCATCTGTGGCCTCTATCGCCACCCGCCTGGGCTCCCCGGGAACAGCAGAGGAGTTCCTGGTCTCCATAGCGGGGGTGAACTCGGCCAATGCCCTCTTCTCCCTGGTCGCCCTCTATGTTATCGACCGGCCCAGGAGCGGGGCGGCGGCGGCCATCCAGGAGCTTATGACCCTGGACGAAAGGACGATGGCGATGATGATGGTCATTGTGATGATGGTGGTCCTGGCATCGTATCTGGCCACCGTCGGCACGGCGGACATCGCCGCCCGGACCATATCCCGCCTGAACTACACCCAGTTGTGCGTCTTTGTGCTCGTCTTCCTCCTGGTCATGACATATGCCTTCACCGGCATCTTCGGCCTGTTCATCTTACTTCTTTCCACTATCGTGGGGCTGGTCGCCCCTGTGGCCGGCATCCACCGCACGCACGCTATGGGAGTATTGATGCTGCCGCTGATTGTGATGTACATTTAG